The genome window GGTGGAACAAAACCTGCGCGGCGCGCGGGTGGTCAAAGCCTTTGCCCAGGAAGAGCGCGAAATCCGGCACTTCGAGGAAGAAAACGAAAAATGGTACGAATTTTCCCGGCAGTCCTCGCGGGTGCAAGCCACGGGCAGTTCCATGTTGCAGTTGATGGCTAACCTGGCTTCGGTGTTCATCCTCTGGTACGGCGGGAGCATGGTCATCCGCGGGACATTGACACTGGGCGAACTGGTGGCTTTCACCACCTACCTGGGACAGTTGCTCAACCCCATGCGCCTAGTGGGTATGTTCATCCCCGCCATTGCCATGGCAGGCGCGGCGGCAGAGCGCGTCTTTGAGATACTGGATGCCATCCCCGAAGTGCAGGAAACCCCCGGCGCTCCCGCCATGCCGCCCTTCCAGGGACACGTGCGCTTTGAACACGTCAGTTTTTCCTACGGCAAACGCCGCGAGGTGCTGAAGGACATCTCGCTGGAAGCCCAACCCGGCGAGATTGTTGCCCTGGTGGGACCCACCGGCTCGGGCAAGTCCACCATCATCCACCTTATCCCGCGCTTCTACGACCCCACCGAAGGGCGCATCACCATTGACGGGGTGGACATCCGCACGGTGTCCCTGCGCTCCCTGCGCAGTCAAATCGGCATTGTCCTGCAGGAAACCACCCTGTTCGCCGCCACCATCCGCGAGAACATCGCCTTTGGGCGCGACGATGCCAGCGAGGAAGAAATCATCGAAGCCGCTAAAGCGGCGCAGGCGCACGACTTCATCCTGCAGACCCCGCGCGGCTACGATACCCTGGTGGGCGAACGCGGTATCACCCTCTCCGGCGGGCAGAAACAGCGCATCGCCATTGCCCGCGCCATCCTCACCAACCCGCGCCTGCTGGTGCTGGACGATGCCACGTCCAGCGTGGATTCAGAGACCGAACTTGCCATCCAGCACGCCCTCGACCGGCTGATGCAGGGGCGCACCACCTTCGTCATTGCCCACCGCCTCAGCACGGTGATGCGCGCCGACCAGATTCTGGTGCTGGAGAAAGGGCGCATCGTTGCCCGCGGCAAACACGAGGAACTGCTGGCGTCCTCTCCGCTGTACGCCGAAATCTACCGGCGGCAGTTGAAACCCACCCACGAAAGGAAGGCTTGAGCATGGGCTTCGGCATTGGCGGCGGTACAGGCATGGGCATGGGTCCCGGCGCTCTGCTGGACACCTTTGGAGCGGCGGGCGAGCGCAAGGGCGAAGCCTTCAACCCGCGCGTGATGGTGCGCCTGCTGGCATTCCTCAAGCCCTACTGGCGTCCGCTGGCGATAGCCTTCATCGCCATGCTGGGCGCAACCGGCTTGACCCTGCTCATCCCCTACCTGCTCAAAATTGCCATTGATGTGCATATCGCCGGGGGCAACGCCCGCGGATTGGGACAGGTGGCACTGCTCACCGGCGCGGCGTATGTGGGGCTGTACATCACCTCGGCGGGACAGCAGTACCTGCTCTCCCGCGTGGGTCAGCGCGTGCTGGGTGACCTGCGCGCCCGCCTCTTCCGCCATCTGCAGGAACTCTCCCTCAGTTACCACGACACCCACATCGTCGGGGTGACCGTCTCGCGGGTGATGAACGACGTGGCGGTGATCAACGAACTGCTCTCGCAGGGCTGGATTTCCTTCTTCAGCGACCTGTTCATCCTCAGCGGCATTGTGGTCATCATGCTCTCGATGAACGCTCATCTGGCACTGCTGGCGTTCCTCGTCCTGCCGCTGATGGTGCTGGCAACGCGCTGGTTTGCCCGCGCGGCGCAGTCTGCCTTCCGCGAGACGCGCTCGCGGGTGGCGGCGGTGGTGGGCAACCTGGCGGAAGAAATTGCCGGCATGCGCGTCATCCAGGCGTTTGCCCGCGAAGAAGCCACCCAGGAACGCTTCCGCGAGGTCAACGTTGCCAACCGCGATGCCAACATCAACGCCATGTCGCTGTCGTTCCTCTACATGCCCGCCATCGAGTTCCTCAGCACGCTGGCAACGGCGGTGGTCTTGTGGTTTGGCGGGCAGATGGCGCTGGGCGGCACGGTGACGGTGGGACTGCTGGTGGCGTTCCTTTCCTACGTCTCGCGCTTCTTCCAGCCCATTCAGGAACTGGCGCGCCTCTACACTACCCTGCAAGCCGCCATGGCGGGCGGCGAGCAGGTGCTTGCCCTGCTGGACACCCAGCCCGACGTGCAGGATGCTCCCGATGCCGTCGAGATGCCGCCCATCCGCGGGGAGATTGTCTTCCGCGATGTGTCCTTCCGCTACCGCCCGGACACTCCCGAAGTTCTGCACCGCATCAACCTGCACATCCAGCCCGGTCAGCGCGTGGCGCTGGTGGGACCTACCGGCGCAGGCAAGACCACCATTGCCAATCTGACGGCGCGCTTTTACGAAGTCTCCGAAGGCGCGGTGCTGATTGACGGCATCGACGTGCGCCGGGTGCGCCAGGACAGTCTGCGGCGGCAAATCGGCATCGTGCCGCAGGATTCTTTCCTCTTTGCCGGAACAATCGCTGACAACATCCGCTTCGGCAAACCCGATGCCAGCGATGCCGAAGTGGAGCAGGCGGCGCGCCTGGCTAACGCCCACGACTTCATCATCAACCTGCCGGAAGGCTACCAGACGCCCATTCTGGAAAACGCCGCCAACCTCTCGGTGGGTCAGCGCCAGTTGATTTGCATTGCCCGCGCCATCCTCACCGACCCGCGCATCCTCATCCTCGACGAAGCCACCGCCAACATTGACACCGTCAGCGAGGCGCTGATTCAGGAAGCCCTGGAGCGTCTGCTGGAAGGGCGCACTGCGCTGATCATCGCTCACCGCCTGTCCACCATCCACAACGCCGATGTGATTCTGGTCATTCAGGACGGGGAAATCGTCCAGCGCGGCACGCACAGCGAATTAATTGCTCAGCCGGGCTTGTACCGCACGCTGTACGAGAAGCAGTTCCGTTTGGGGTAAAGGGTATCCATGCTTTCTGAGAAGCGTCCGCTTCGGCAAGCACAGCGGACGCTCAGCCTCGGCTGGCGAGCCCTGCCGAAGCCAGCGTACCCCTCAGCGTTTATCAACGCATGTCCTCAGGCTCTCTTTGGAAAGACAATCAGCGGGTGTTCAGCGCTAATGCGCGCCCGCACGCGCATACCGGCGGGAAGCACCAGGGTATGCTCTTTGAAGGCATGCAGCACCTCGCCACTCTCCAGGCGCAGACGATAGACATGGAAGGCTCCACGGAAGAAGCGCTCGACAATGACCGCGTTGCCGTTTTGTCCGTCGGGAACAAAATCCACGTCGTCGGCGCGCAGGGCAATCTCCACCGGCGTGCCGGCAGGCAGGGAAAGCGGCTGGGCAATCACACCCAACGGCGTGTGAATGCCTTCATGGACTACCGAGCCGGGCAGGAAGTCGCTATCGCCCATGAACTCGGCTACAAAACGGGACGTCGAGGCATGGAAAATCTCTTCGGGCGTGCCCAACTGCTCCATACGCCCTTCACGGAAGACTGCCAGACGGTCGCCCATGAAAAGAGCTTCTTCCTGGTCGTGGGTGACAAAGACCACCGTGGCACCCATCTCTTTCAAAATCCCGCGCACCTGCTCGCGCATCTCCAGACGCATGTCGGCGTCCAGACTGCTGAAGGGTTCATCCATCAGCACCAGCACGGGACGCGGCGCCAGGGCGCGCGCCAGGGCTACCCGCTGGCGTTCTCCCCCCGAAAGCGCATGGGGGTAACGCCCTGCCAGGGCTTGCAGTCCAACCATCTCCAGCATGGCATGTACGGTTTGGCGCACCTGGGTGCGCGGTTTGCCGCGTAAGCCAAAAGCAACGTTGTCAAACACCGTCAGGTGGGGAAAGAGGGCATGATCCTGAAAGACCATCCCCACGCCGCGCCGTTCTGGGGGGACGAACACCAGCGAAGACGCCATCAGCCGTCCATTGATGAAAATCTTCCCCCGATCGGGGCATTCCAGCCCGGCGATGAGGCGCAGGGTGGTGGTTTTCCCGCATCCGCTGGGACCCACCAGCGCCAGAATTTGACCGGCGGGAAGGTCCAGTGAGAGATCATCCACTGCTGGACGGGGGTTTTGAGCAAAGGTTCGAGAGACATGATGAAGAGAAAGCGCGATCATCGGAAAATTTGCTCCCTGCGAAGAAGAAATGCCAGCGGTACAATCGAAACCAGTACCAGAAAGAGCGCCGCCGGAGCGGCTTGAAGATAGAATCCATCGGTCGCCCACATCCACACCCGCACCGCCAGGGTATCAAACCCCGCCGGGCGCAGTAACAGGGTGGCAGGCAGTTCTTTCAACGAGGTAAGGAACACCAGCGCGCCGCCTGCCAGCAAACCGGGCAGGACGAGCGGCAGAGTGACCTGAAACAGGGTTTGCGCGCTGGTACGTCCCAGGGTGCGGGCGGCTTCTTCCAGGGTTGGCGCAAGCAAACTCAGCGCCGATTCGCTGGCGCGCACCGCCTGCGGCATATGGCGCAGGACGTACGCCATCACCACCACCAGCGGCGTGCCGTACAGGAACGGCAAAAAGCGGTTGACCAGCAGGACGAGGCTGAGGGCAATCACCACCCCAGGGATGGCGTAGCCTACCTGAGCCAGGCGTGTCAGAAAGTGGGAGAAGCGACTGGGAGAACGGCGGGCAAACAGCGCTACCGGCAGAGAAAGGACAATTGCCAGCACCGCCGCCAGCCCTGCCGTCCATACACTGTTGAAGGCAAAATGACCAAAACCCTGCGAGCCGGTGCGGAACACTGCCGCGGTGATTTCGGGGCGGGCAAGTGCCTGAACGCTCCATGTCGTCAGCACGCCCAGCGGCACGAACAGCGCGGCAACGCTTACCCCCAGCACTGCCATCAGCGCAGGGATGCGCCAGCGTCCCAGCCTCAGCGGCGGAGCGGGACGCCAGCCACCTTCCATCTGGGTAAAGCGCGCCTGCCCCTGGGCGCGCAGTTCCCCCCACAGGATAAACATGGCGAGCAGTACCAGAACCCCGCTCAGCACCGCCGCGGCGGAGCGGTTGTAGCGACCGGATAACTGCACGAAAATGGCAGAAGAAAAGGTCTCATAGCGCAGTAAGGCAACCGTACCGTACTCTGCCAGCACGTCCAGCATCACCAGCAGAGAACCCGCCAGCAATCCCGGGCGCAAAGCCGGCAGGGTGACCTGCCAGAGCGTCTGCAGGGGAGTGCGTCCCAGGGTGCGCGCGGCTTCTTCCAGTGAGGCATGCAGGGAACGAAAAGCCGCCCCGCTGAGAAGATAGACATACGGATAGGTAAACAGGGTCAGCACAAACACCGCTCCCCAGAACCCCAGCGGGCTGGGCAGGGGAAGAACCTGCCCCAGCCACGACTCCAGCATCTGGGGAATGATACCGCCGCGCGGACGCATCAATGCCAGATGAATGATAGCCCCAATGTAAGGCGGGATGGCGAGCGGCAGTGCCAGCGCCCAGCGGAAGAATTTCCTGCCCGGCAGGTCGGTGCGCTCGGTGAGAAATGCCAGCCCCACCCCCAGCAAAAGCGTCCCTGTGGTGACGGCAAAGGCAAGACCCAGCGTATTGCCCAGCAAGCCCCACACACGGGTTTGCAAGAGCCTTTGCCAGTCGGCAGGATCAGCACCCAGCGCACGCACAAAGATATACCCCAGCGGCACGGCGACAAACAAGCCCACCAGCCCCGCGGCAAAAGCCAGCCGGGGGCTGAAAGAAGGGGCAGTGTGACGCAGGGATGCCGCGTGGGCAAACGAGTCTGACATGAACTAGGGTAAGCCCACCTTTTCCATCAAATCAAACGTCGCATCGAAATCCTGCACCACTTCGGGCAGGTTGAACGGCGCCAGGCGCACCTCATCCAGCGGGCGCACACCTTCGCGCAGGGGCACCCCGGGCAGTACAGGATACTCGTAGTTTTGCTCCGCAAAGATGCGCTGACCTTCCGGCGAGAGCAGGAAATCCAGAAAGGCACGCGCCGTGGTGGGGTTGGCTCCACCCTTGATGAGACCGGCGGCGGTGGCGTTGGTGATGACGCCTTTCTGTCCTTCGCCCTGATCGGGGTAAATCACCCCCACAGGACTGCCTTCGGCAAGTTGCAGATGATAGTAATAATGATTGACCAGCCCCAGTTTGAACTCACCGGCGGCAACGGCTTTGCGCACGTCGGTGTGCCCGCCAAAGAACGTGACCTCGTTATCCATGAGCCCCTTGAGCCAGGCTTCGGTAGTTTCTTCGCCGTAAAGATGGCGCATCACCGCAATCTGGGCTTGCATGGAGCCGTTGGTGGAATTTGCCGCGGCAACCTGCCCTTTCCACTTCGGGTCGGTCAGGTCAAAAATCGAGGCGGGCAATTCTTCAGGGGGCACCAGGTTTGTGTTGTACAGGATGACCCGAGCGCGGCGGGTGAGCGCTACCCAGGTGCCGTCAGCGGCACGCCCATCTGCCGGGAGCAAATCGGGCTGTGCGGGGGTGTAGGGCGCCAGCACACCGTTTTCGCTCAGTTTCTGGGCGGTGAAAACCTCGGTGGTGATGAAGACATCGGCTTGCGGATTACTCTGCTCTTCGATGAGCGCGTTGGCAATCTCGCTGTTACTGCCGGCTTTCAGAGCAATCTCCACGTTCGGATACAGGGCGCGGAAGGCATCCAGCACAGGCTGAATGAGGGCTTCGGAGCGCCCGGAGTAAATGACCAGTTTACCGCCCACCGTCTCGGCGGCTGAGTCCTGACGGGTAGCGATAGGCGCTGGCGCCTCGGGCTGACCGGCTTGCGGGGTCACAACGGGCGCGCAGGCGCCCAGGAAGAACATACCAAAAAGAAACAGCAACGAAAGTCGTTTAAACATCACAGGCTTTTCTCCGTAAAGATCAAGGGTTACAGGTAAAGCGTCTGATGGAGCCTGCATCCACTGCGAAGGTGAGTATATCTTAATGTAATCGGATAGTAAAGATGATATTTGTCATATTTTTCTTAAAAATTATGTGTCTCCAGTTCTACTTCCCTCACCCCTGGCGGGACAGGCTGTGGGAGTGAGGGAAGATAGAAAGAGGGATGCTTTCACATCTGGCTTTTCAAAGCCCGGTAGAGATGGTCAAAAAGGGAAACCCAATCTTGTATCGAAACGCTTGCAAATTTTGGCGATAAACTCAGCGCATCTCTCCCTTTACTTTGCCGCCGCACCAATCAGCACAGTAATCAGGAACAGGCACAGAATCATCCCCGAAATGACCAGAAAGACAATGCCGATGACCAGCCCGGCTTTGGAAGATTTACCCGGTTGTAAAACCGCCTCAGCGGGGTTGGCAGGGTCGCAGTACACCGTCACCGGGGTACCGGGGGCATAGCGAGCAACTTCCGCCTCAGCCCTGCCCCGACTGCTGACGAAGACGCGCGTCCCCGCCTGCAGTTTGGTGGAGCGATACACTGTGCCGTTGACCTCGTACTCGTACTCCACATGGGGCGCATACGAGCGCGTGGTACCCTGGTCTTCGTCATAACCTTCGCGTACTTCCACACGCGACTCCACCACTCTGCCGTTGACAGCCATCCACTGCTTGCTGGCTTCGGCTTTCTGGCGGTCTTTAAAATACGTCCACAGGGCAAAGCCCCCCACTGCGGCAAAAATCAGCGTTAACCCCACAAAGCAGATAAATCCAATGCTTTCCATAATACCCCCACAAAAAAGGTTTACCAGTCCAGTATAGAAAAGGAGCGCAAATTCCGCAAGTTTTTCGCTTGTCTGAGATTCCGCGTCGGTCTATAATGCACTGCGGAGGTAGCAACCATGAGCAAAATGGTGCGGTGGGCGTTAATCCTGCTGGTGTTGTTGCCGTTGATGGGGTGTCGTATCTCATTGCTCCATTTGAACGAGGACAAAGATACCCTGACCTTTGTGGTGCGCGCCGATTCAGACTGGCAGGATACCGGCATCCAGGTCAAACCGGGGATGCGGGTACGCATTCGCCAGGTTTCCGGCTTGTGGTCGCCGTGGAGCGGCAGTACCTACGACGCTGTCGGCTCGGGGGGCGATCCGCACTGTGATTGCAACGTCGCCGAGGGGATTTCCCACGCCGCGCTGATCGGCAAAGTGGGTAACAGCCAGCCTTTCTACGTGGGGCGAGATTTCGATCAGCACCTGGGCGAACGCGGCACCCTCTACCTGCGCATCAACGATACCCATCTGCAGGACAATGCCGGCGCGCTGGAAGTGGTCATCGAAGTGGAGCGCTGACCCTGCATGTTTTGATTTCCCCACCTTTGCCTCTGCGGGCTTCTCGGGTACAATTCGCGTCTATGAAACGCTTGCTTGTAGTAATCTGGTTGGCGCTGTGGCTCACCGCCTGCCAGGTAGTCAATACCCCTGCCCCCTCTCCCGCCCCCGGCGAGACGCAAACGAATCCCCCGGCAGTTTCCCCCTCCCCTCAACCAACCGAGACTTCCACCCCACCCCCTCAGCGCATGGTGATTTACGCCCCTGAGGGCACTAACCCCGCCTGGGTAGAGACGGCACGCGCCCAACTGGAAGCCCGGGCAAGTGGTGCAGGGGTGGAAGTGCTTCCCGAATGGAATGACCGCGCTTACGGCGCAGACGTGCCGCTGACGCTGGCTCTGGCAGAGCCGCCCGCGCTAAACGAGGCGCTGAGCGCCGCACCACAGACGCGCTTTGTGGTGCTCTCGGCTCAACTCTTGACCGAAGCCCCCAACCTCACCGCCCTGCTCGCCGACCCACAGCATCTGGCGTTTACCGCAGGTCTCACCGCAACGGTAATTTCGGATGACTGGCGCGCCGCAGGCTTGATTCCCACCAATCAGCCCACCCTGCAGGAAGCCTTTTTGAATGGCGGGCGCTATTTCTGCGGGGTGTGTTCGCCCGGCTGGCCCCTGGGCATGACCTTCCCCCTCACCGCAGGAGTGGATACACCCAGCGGCGGCGATTGGGCAACCACAGCAGCCAAACTGTTCGACGAGGGCAAGGTGGACGTTTTTTACCTCTCCCCCAACGCCGTACAGCCCGAAGTTATCACCTACCTGAAGGGGCTGGTACAGTTCACCGAGCCGGTGCGGGTGCTGGGGAGCGTCCCCCCACCTGCCGAATTAACCGATCAATGGGCGGTGACACTGGACTGGGACTTCTCCAGTGCGCTGGAAGAAGCCCTCTCCGCCTCTGAGCCGCCAGCACTGGTGAGAGTGCCGGTAGTCTTCACCCACCTCAACGAAGACCTGTTCACCCCCGGCAGGCAGGAACTGGTGCGCAGTATACTGGCGGAACTGCAAGCCGGGCGCATCGCCCCGCTCAGCGTTCCCTAGGTTGTTGCCAACAGGGGTTTAAAAAAAGAAAGAGCCACCGGTGGGATTCGAACCCACGACCTGGCGTTTACGAAACGTCTGCTCTGCCGGCTGAGCTACGGTGGCGTATGTGCGCCAAATTATACAGCAGGCGGGCATTTCTTTCAAGGTGCGCGCGCCGGTTTTCCAGTGGGTCTGTGCGCACCTTGCCTGTGGATAATCACTCCGCAGGCGGGATGGGCGCCTGCAGGCGCATAGCAGCCGCGCGGGTGTTTTCCTCAATGGCAATCAGCACGTACACCCCTTCGCCAAGCGCGTAAACGAAAACTGCCGACAAGCCGCCCAGGATAAGCACCCCCCCCCCTAGCAGGACTCCCCCCAGCGCGCCAAACACCTCCGTCCCGTGCATGCCGTATTCACGGGCAAAATCTGCCATGCTGGCACCACCCAGCACCGAGACGGCACAAATCCCCACCGCCAGAATCAATGTCACCACGCCATTGATCACCCCCAGGATTTTGTACAACGTCCCCATGAAGCGCAAGACTTTGAAACGTTTTTCCATAGGCTCAGCCCTCCACGAGAAAAAGGTTCAACAAGGACGACTTAAGCATAGCACGGATTTTCTCCCGGAAAACCAAAAAAGAGAGCCGCGTCCGGCAGTGCCTGCCAGAAGCACCCTATGCCACCACCAGACGGCGGTAGGTGTCACAGCGCTCGCACTCGGTTCGCGCGCACAACAGCGCCAGTGGGTCGTCTTCCAGGATACCCCGCACCCGCTCCAGCAGAGACGTCAGTGGAATGACCTGCACCTCCGATTGGGCAATGCGCCCGCGGCGGGTAACGTCTTCCAGAGAGGGCGCTACAGCATCGAAGCCATCGGAACAGCCGGGAAAACCCGGGCATTCCCACACCCCTTTGGGGGTGAGCGCCCAGCGCACAAAGCCCTGCCTGCCCGCCAGGGTTTCGGCGTAGTGGATGCTGGTGTTGGCGGTGTGATTCACCCCAATCAGCACCACCTCGCCGTCCAGTGCCGCCAGCGCACCAATGGGCGCCAGAGGATCAACCAGCGTCTGCACAGCAATCACCTCGTCCAGCCCAATACCGGCAAATGAGAGAATGGGGTGCATGGAACGCTTTGCCTGCGGATGGCACCGCAGGGTCTCTGCCAGCACGCCCATTAGCGGGTCGGCGGGCATATCGGGGAAGAAAAACTCCGCCATCTGATTCAGGTCTTTGCCCGCGCCGTAGGTCAGGGCGTTGTTCTCCGGTCCGGCTTCGGGAATGAGCATGGTTTTATACGTAAAGGTGGGCGCCATCACCCGCCCGCTGACCGTAAGCAGTGCGCCCAGCAGGGTCTCCGCCCCGCCGCGGATCTCCTCACCAAATGAGGAAAGCGAAGCATGCACAATGAGGGGGCGCTGTGGTGAAAGTCCCAACCCCCGAAACGCCTGTACCAGATCGCGGAACGTCAGCATCTTCTTGCCCTCCCTGAGGATTTATGCCCAGTCGCCGGTGTTATCCACCTCGAACAGGGTGCCGGGTTCGGCTTGAACCTGTCCGTGCAGGATTTGTGCCGCCAGACGCGCCGCCACCAGCGCCCCGCGCGGATGGACACTTTCCAGGCACACCCCGTACACACGGATGCCCAGCGGCGCCAGTTCGACGGCGGAACGAGTGAGCGCGCGCAAACCCGCCTGACTGGCGGTAAAGGCAAATTTACCCGCATCGGGCGGACGTGCCCCGCCGCCGGTGATGACGTGCAAAACAATGCCCCCGCGCCTTTCCTCGCGCCAGATGCGCCCCAGCGCCTGAAGCATGAGGAAGGGACCGCCGATATTGCTTTCCAGCGTGCGCTGAAAGTCCCACTCGTCCAGTTCCAGCATGCCCGCAGTGGGCTGAGCCAGCGGGCAGTTAATCAGTGCATCCAGGCTCTCCCAGCGCTCCAGCACCTCATCCAGCAACATGCGCACCGCCAGCCCTTTGGACGGATCGGCAACGTGGGTGGAAACCTCTGCCCCCTGCGCCTGCACCAGCGCGGCAGTATCTTCCAGCCCCATGGGGGTCAGGTCGGTCAGCGCCAGGCGCGCACCCGGTTCCGCCAGCGCCAGAGCAATGGATTTTGTCGGTTCGCGCCCGGCAGAAGTCAACAACGCCGTAAACGGGCTCATCCTAACTCCGCATGATTGCGAAATTCCACCACCGGATGGTGCAGGTCGTCCAGTTCCAGCACTACAATTTCGTTCTCTCCCTCTTTAAGCAGAGGGGCAGGCACGTACAGCGTCTTTTGCGGTCCGCGCTTCCAGTATCGCCCAATGTTAAAGCCGTTAATCCACACTACGCCTTTGGTCCAACCGGGCAGGGCAAGGAAAGTATCGGCGGGTGTGCCGTTAATTGTCCAGGTGCCACGCAGGAACGCCGGAAATTCCTCCGGCTCGCCGGGCAGATAGCGGATGGCGGAGAGGTCTTCCAGCGGCAGGGGATACACCGTCCAGCCAAAGAGCCACTGCTGTCCCAGCAAAACCCCCTCGGTGATGCCCTTGCGGTCGGCAAGGTCGGGACCATAGTTGACCCGCCCCATGTTTTCCACCAGGATGTGCAGGCGCACTCCCTGATCCTGCACCGAGAACGACAGCGGTTTGGCATGGTTCTCGCGGTCGACAATGCCGATGAGTTCATTATCCACAAAAACATGCCCGCGGTCGTGCAGTCCGCGGATGATCAGGCGGGCTTCCTCGCGCGGTCCGCTCAGTTGAGTTTCGTAGAGGATGAAGCCGTAATTCTGGTCGTACATCTCCATCGGCAGGGGAACGGTGCTGTATTCGGGAGTGGAAAGCACATCCACCTGACTCAGCAGGGGCGCCCACTCGTCCAGTTGTACCTTACCGTAGGCATGCCTGACTACCGGCGGAAAATCGGGCATTTCGGGCAAATCCACGTATTTGCCAATGACCTCGCGCATGGCTTCGTACTTGGGGGTGATGTTGCCGCACTCGCTAAGCGGGGCGTCGTAGTCATAACTGGTCACCGTGGGGGTGTAATGGGGAGAAGGGAAGGCATTGGCGCCGTTCATGAAGCCAAAATTGGTGCCCCCGTGGAACATGTACAGGTTCACCGAAGCCCCCTCGGAGAGTAAATCGTCCAGCACCCGGGCAACCTCTCCCGCCGAACGGGTATGGTGGCGCTCTCCCCAGTGATCAAACCAACCGTCCCAAAATTCGGCTACCAGCAAAGGACCGCCCGTCTGGTACTCGCGCAGTTTTTCGAAAGCATCGCCGGGACGATTGCCAAAGTTAACTGCCTTGAAGAGGTGCGGCAGACTGCCATACTGCATCATCTCATCGGCAACGCCATCGGCGGTGAAGAGCAAGACATCCACCCCACACTGGCGCAGAAGTTCTTCCAGATATTTCAGGTAGCGGGTATCGTTGCCGTAACTGCCATACTCATTTTCCACCTGCATGGCGATGATGGGACCTCCTCGGGTGCTTTGCAGGGGCACCAAACGGTGCATCAACTGGCTGAAGTACTCCCCGACGGCATCCAGGTAGGGTTGATACATACAGCGCAGTTTCATCTGCGGGTCTTTGAGCAGCCAGGCAGGCAGACCGCCCATCTCCCACTCGGCACAGATGTATGGACCCGGGCGCACGATGACGTAAAGCCCCAGTTCGCCTGCCAGTTCGATATAACGCTCAATGTTCAACCAGTCGCCAAAGTGAAATTCCCCCTCATGGGGCTCATGCAGATTCCAGGCAACGTAAGTCTCAACCGTGTTCAGCCCCATGGCTTTGAGCTTGAGCAGACGGTCTTTCCAGTACGCCGGGTGGACGCGGAAGTAATGCATTGCCCCGGCAAGAATACGAAAGGGCTCTCCG of Anaerolinea thermophila UNI-1 contains these proteins:
- a CDS encoding AAC(3) family N-acetyltransferase; translation: MLTFRDLVQAFRGLGLSPQRPLIVHASLSSFGEEIRGGAETLLGALLTVSGRVMAPTFTYKTMLIPEAGPENNALTYGAGKDLNQMAEFFFPDMPADPLMGVLAETLRCHPQAKRSMHPILSFAGIGLDEVIAVQTLVDPLAPIGALAALDGEVVLIGVNHTANTSIHYAETLAGRQGFVRWALTPKGVWECPGFPGCSDGFDAVAPSLEDVTRRGRIAQSEVQVIPLTSLLERVRGILEDDPLALLCARTECERCDTYRRLVVA
- a CDS encoding DUF3592 domain-containing protein — translated: MESIGFICFVGLTLIFAAVGGFALWTYFKDRQKAEASKQWMAVNGRVVESRVEVREGYDEDQGTTRSYAPHVEYEYEVNGTVYRSTKLQAGTRVFVSSRGRAEAEVARYAPGTPVTVYCDPANPAEAVLQPGKSSKAGLVIGIVFLVISGMILCLFLITVLIGAAAK
- a CDS encoding glycoside hydrolase family 35 protein, which encodes MSTLTIEGDHFELDGEPFRILAGAMHYFRVHPAYWKDRLLKLKAMGLNTVETYVAWNLHEPHEGEFHFGDWLNIERYIELAGELGLYVIVRPGPYICAEWEMGGLPAWLLKDPQMKLRCMYQPYLDAVGEYFSQLMHRLVPLQSTRGGPIIAMQVENEYGSYGNDTRYLKYLEELLRQCGVDVLLFTADGVADEMMQYGSLPHLFKAVNFGNRPGDAFEKLREYQTGGPLLVAEFWDGWFDHWGERHHTRSAGEVARVLDDLLSEGASVNLYMFHGGTNFGFMNGANAFPSPHYTPTVTSYDYDAPLSECGNITPKYEAMREVIGKYVDLPEMPDFPPVVRHAYGKVQLDEWAPLLSQVDVLSTPEYSTVPLPMEMYDQNYGFILYETQLSGPREEARLIIRGLHDRGHVFVDNELIGIVDRENHAKPLSFSVQDQGVRLHILVENMGRVNYGPDLADRKGITEGVLLGQQWLFGWTVYPLPLEDLSAIRYLPGEPEEFPAFLRGTWTINGTPADTFLALPGWTKGVVWINGFNIGRYWKRGPQKTLYVPAPLLKEGENEIVVLELDDLHHPVVEFRNHAELG
- a CDS encoding SDR family NAD(P)-dependent oxidoreductase, whose product is MSPFTALLTSAGREPTKSIALALAEPGARLALTDLTPMGLEDTAALVQAQGAEVSTHVADPSKGLAVRMLLDEVLERWESLDALINCPLAQPTAGMLELDEWDFQRTLESNIGGPFLMLQALGRIWREERRGGIVLHVITGGGARPPDAGKFAFTASQAGLRALTRSAVELAPLGIRVYGVCLESVHPRGALVAARLAAQILHGQVQAEPGTLFEVDNTGDWA